The following coding sequences lie in one Heyndrickxia oleronia genomic window:
- a CDS encoding ammonium transporter, producing MAVEILMNNMWVMLGAILVILMQGGFILLECGSTRMKNAGHIAGKTIFTFGIGSLIFWACGYAFIFGENSNFFVGLSHFFYSSNELNGELSSSVFFLFQLAFATIALTIAFGGFAERAKFSTYVIFSILFSIMVYPVIAHWIWGGGWLAEHGKQDFAGSTVVHLTGAMAALAATLLLKPRIGKYNKDGSVNQILGHNQVFTALGVLILWIGWFGFNAGSTLSVSEGFFGFVALNTNLAAGSGALGALLISWLLLGKADVPAILNGALAGLVAITASCAFVATWAAVVIGFIAGILVFYSMRFFDKRNIDDPIYALSVHGTAGIWGTLSTGFFATKELATVGSPGLFYGGGFHQLGVQFLGVFASGLYAFLVSYVILFVMKKMMKGLRVTEEEETIGLDLSEHGSYGYPELVSKEKIS from the coding sequence ATGGCAGTAGAGATATTAATGAACAATATGTGGGTAATGTTGGGGGCTATCTTAGTTATCCTCATGCAAGGGGGATTCATTTTACTGGAGTGTGGATCTACACGAATGAAAAATGCGGGACATATAGCTGGAAAAACAATTTTTACTTTTGGGATTGGATCACTTATTTTTTGGGCCTGTGGGTATGCATTTATATTTGGTGAAAACTCTAACTTTTTTGTTGGACTATCACACTTTTTTTACTCGAGCAATGAATTGAATGGTGAACTTTCTTCTTCTGTCTTCTTCTTATTCCAATTAGCATTTGCGACAATTGCATTAACCATTGCATTTGGTGGTTTTGCTGAACGTGCTAAATTTTCCACTTATGTTATTTTTTCTATCTTATTTTCGATTATGGTCTACCCAGTAATTGCCCATTGGATTTGGGGTGGTGGCTGGCTTGCTGAGCATGGTAAGCAAGATTTTGCAGGGTCTACAGTTGTTCACTTGACGGGGGCAATGGCCGCCTTAGCAGCAACATTATTATTGAAACCAAGAATAGGTAAGTACAATAAGGATGGTTCAGTTAATCAAATTTTGGGACATAACCAGGTGTTTACTGCATTAGGAGTTTTAATTTTGTGGATTGGTTGGTTTGGTTTCAATGCAGGCAGCACATTATCTGTCTCAGAAGGGTTTTTTGGATTTGTTGCTTTAAATACAAACTTAGCTGCGGGATCAGGAGCATTAGGGGCACTTCTTATTTCGTGGTTATTGCTAGGAAAGGCAGATGTACCGGCAATTTTAAATGGAGCATTGGCAGGGCTAGTAGCGATTACAGCATCATGTGCGTTTGTAGCTACGTGGGCAGCAGTAGTTATTGGCTTTATCGCTGGTATTTTAGTATTTTATAGCATGAGATTTTTTGATAAAAGAAACATTGATGATCCGATATATGCATTATCAGTTCACGGGACAGCGGGTATATGGGGAACATTATCTACAGGATTTTTTGCTACAAAGGAACTTGCAACTGTTGGATCCCCAGGCTTATTTTACGGAGGTGGATTTCATCAATTAGGAGTGCAGTTTCTGGGTGTTTTCGCTTCTGGGTTGTATGCATTTCTTGTATCATATGTCATTTTATTTGTAATGAAGAAAATGATGAAGGGGCTTCGTGTCACTGAAGAAGAAGAGACCATTGGACTCGATTTAAGTGAACATGGCAGCTATGGCTATCCGGAGCTCGTATCAAAAGAAAAAATAAGCTGA
- a CDS encoding YkoP family protein has translation MFIRHSIISLWTLFDPFYHLVRRLKYIGTFQNRKAVFRVKLTKYKGKDFLLSDGTLITKNDRLLKIHLHNVRILKEVIKVNDSLHRTRAIYRMVEQSMPILAMFLENHRKVDDIKGIIGITMLNKGVKKLGFELMYPENGFYIHFKRISQMPIYLLSTTSLSIRKIKRKKPTYLLMSKEQLFEKYLGA, from the coding sequence TTGTTTATACGACATTCAATCATCTCTTTGTGGACATTATTTGATCCTTTTTATCATTTAGTTAGAAGGCTGAAATATATTGGTACATTTCAAAACAGAAAAGCTGTGTTTCGGGTAAAGTTGACCAAATATAAAGGGAAGGATTTTCTTTTATCAGATGGAACTTTAATTACAAAAAATGATCGTTTGCTTAAAATTCATCTTCATAATGTTCGTATACTGAAGGAAGTGATTAAAGTGAATGATTCATTACACAGAACACGAGCGATTTATCGAATGGTGGAACAATCGATGCCAATTTTAGCTATGTTTCTGGAAAATCATCGTAAGGTTGATGATATAAAGGGAATTATCGGAATTACGATGCTCAATAAGGGTGTGAAGAAACTTGGGTTTGAGCTAATGTATCCAGAAAACGGATTTTATATTCATTTTAAGCGAATATCGCAAATGCCTATCTATCTTCTTTCTACAACATCTTTGTCAATTAGAAAGATAAAAAGAAAAAAACCAACATATTTATTAATGTCGAAGGAACAATTATTTGAAAAATATTTAGGGGCTTAA
- the metC gene encoding cystathionine beta-lyase, giving the protein MSRSQNDFDIETRLTSQSAFIDSATGAVNPPIHYSSTFHQHQFDQFGPYDYSRSGNPTRKVLEDMIADLEGGAKGFAFASGMAAISSAFMLLSAGDHVLISEDVYGGTFRMITQVLSRFKIEHTFVNMTDLSEVARSFQPNTKVVYVETPSNPLLHITDIEEVVRLAKAKNCFVFVDNTFMTPFLQRPLELGADIVIHSATKFLSGHSDVVAGLAVVKDEQLAEQLGYIQNAFGSILGVHDCWLLLRGMKTLGVRLKQSSQSANEIALRLQSHPLIEAVYYPGFTTHPGHSVHFRQSSGAGAVLSFSLPNQATTKLFVESLKIPVFAVSLGAVESILSYPATMSHAAMPKKEREKRGITDGLLRLSVGLENVDDLIKDIEQALLVASKIGEVTEHV; this is encoded by the coding sequence ATGAGTAGAAGCCAAAATGATTTTGATATAGAAACAAGACTTACTTCTCAATCAGCATTTATCGACTCGGCTACAGGGGCTGTCAATCCACCGATTCATTATTCTTCAACATTTCATCAACATCAATTTGATCAATTTGGGCCATATGATTATAGTCGTTCTGGTAATCCAACGCGTAAGGTGCTCGAGGATATGATTGCGGATTTAGAAGGGGGGGCCAAAGGATTTGCCTTTGCATCTGGGATGGCCGCTATTTCTTCTGCTTTTATGCTTCTTTCTGCTGGAGACCATGTTTTAATCTCGGAAGATGTGTATGGTGGTACATTTCGAATGATTACTCAGGTCCTGTCAAGATTTAAGATTGAACATACCTTTGTTAATATGACGGATTTAAGTGAAGTAGCCCGTTCCTTTCAACCAAACACGAAAGTAGTTTATGTTGAAACGCCTTCTAATCCACTTTTGCACATTACAGATATAGAAGAAGTGGTGAGATTAGCCAAAGCTAAAAATTGTTTCGTCTTTGTTGACAATACATTCATGACGCCTTTTTTGCAAAGACCACTTGAGTTGGGAGCGGATATTGTAATACATAGTGCGACAAAGTTTTTATCCGGTCATAGTGATGTCGTTGCAGGTCTAGCTGTGGTTAAAGATGAACAATTGGCGGAACAATTAGGCTATATTCAAAATGCATTTGGCTCAATTTTAGGAGTCCATGATTGCTGGCTACTATTACGTGGGATGAAAACATTAGGTGTTCGACTGAAGCAATCCTCCCAGTCGGCAAATGAGATTGCATTACGTTTGCAAAGTCATCCACTGATTGAAGCGGTATATTATCCAGGATTTACAACTCACCCAGGACACTCCGTCCATTTTCGACAATCATCAGGAGCAGGTGCGGTTCTTTCTTTTAGCTTACCTAATCAGGCAACCACTAAATTATTTGTTGAAAGTCTTAAGATTCCTGTGTTTGCTGTTAGTTTGGGTGCCGTTGAATCCATTCTGTCCTATCCGGCTACAATGTCCCATGCTGCAATGCCAAAAAAGGAAAGAGAGAAAAGAGGAATTACAGATGGATTATTACGTTTATCTGTGGGATTAGAAAATGTGGATGACTTAATTAAGGACATTGAGCAAGCCCTATTAGTAGCTAGTAAAATTGGCGAGGTTACCGAGCATGTATAG
- a CDS encoding bifunctional homocysteine S-methyltransferase/methylenetetrahydrofolate reductase, translated as MNIVEKLKSSVLVADGAMGTLLYSYGKDTCYEEFNLSHPDEIINIHQAYIQAGAQVIQTNTYGANYFKLSQYGLEEQVKAVNTEAVRIAKKAANKETIILGSFGGYRGIRKADITLSEIKRSFREQLFHILNEGVDGILLETFYDVEELLAIVEIAKKESDLPVIAQFSLLEPGVLQNGMELREGLYRLEEMGADVIGLNCRLGPHHMIQSLEEIPLPKNAFLSAYPNASLLDYEDGRFVFTNNATYFKDCAVQLVKQGVRLIGGCCGTTPEHIRAITEGIEGLVPITKKVVKPSKEKIELAITQVPTEPPLHEIVKGRTSIIVELDTPKHLQTERFIEGAKALKAVNIDAITMADNSLASPRISNVAMGTILKEQYNIRPLVHITCRDRNLIGLQSHLMGLDALGIDQVLAVTGDPSKIGDFPGATSVYDVSSIDLIQMIKQFNEGLSYSGKSLRKKASFSVAAAFNPNVRNIDRAVGRLERKIKSGADYFITQPLFSEEKIIEVYEATKHLQTPIYIGIMPLTSYKNANFLHHEVPGITLTDSILSAMERAADDPLQATTESLAISKSLIDTAMEYFNGIYLITPFIRYDLTIECSNYIHAKENVVHVTNRI; from the coding sequence ATGAACATTGTTGAGAAACTAAAATCTTCTGTACTAGTAGCAGATGGTGCGATGGGAACCCTTCTTTATTCTTACGGGAAGGATACTTGCTATGAGGAATTTAATTTGTCTCACCCAGATGAAATAATTAATATTCATCAAGCTTATATACAAGCAGGTGCACAGGTAATTCAGACCAATACATACGGAGCAAATTATTTTAAATTGAGCCAATATGGTCTTGAAGAGCAAGTAAAGGCAGTGAATACAGAAGCGGTTCGTATCGCCAAGAAAGCCGCAAACAAAGAAACCATCATCTTAGGTTCCTTTGGTGGATACAGAGGCATTCGTAAGGCGGATATTACATTATCAGAAATTAAAAGAAGTTTTAGAGAACAGTTATTTCATATCCTTAATGAAGGTGTAGATGGAATTTTGCTTGAAACCTTTTACGATGTGGAAGAGCTTTTGGCGATAGTTGAAATTGCTAAAAAAGAGTCAGATCTTCCGGTTATTGCTCAATTCTCTTTGCTAGAACCGGGTGTCCTGCAGAATGGAATGGAATTAAGGGAAGGGTTATACCGGTTGGAGGAGATGGGAGCAGATGTAATTGGTTTAAATTGTCGGCTCGGACCTCATCATATGATTCAATCGCTAGAAGAAATCCCTTTACCGAAGAATGCCTTTCTATCTGCCTATCCAAATGCAAGTTTACTTGATTATGAGGATGGAAGATTTGTTTTTACGAATAATGCAACGTATTTCAAGGATTGTGCTGTCCAATTAGTGAAGCAAGGAGTTCGGCTTATCGGGGGATGTTGTGGGACAACACCTGAGCATATACGAGCCATCACAGAGGGGATTGAGGGACTCGTGCCGATTACAAAGAAGGTGGTTAAGCCTTCTAAAGAAAAGATCGAATTAGCTATAACCCAAGTTCCTACTGAACCCCCATTACACGAAATTGTTAAGGGGAGAACCTCTATTATTGTCGAATTAGACACACCTAAGCATCTGCAAACAGAAAGATTTATAGAAGGGGCAAAAGCATTAAAAGCGGTAAATATTGATGCTATTACGATGGCCGATAATTCATTGGCTTCCCCGCGAATTAGCAATGTTGCTATGGGGACAATTTTAAAGGAACAATACAATATTCGCCCGCTCGTACACATTACATGTCGTGATCGAAATTTGATTGGCTTGCAATCACATTTGATGGGATTGGATGCCTTAGGCATTGATCAGGTTCTTGCAGTAACAGGTGATCCTTCAAAAATAGGTGATTTTCCTGGAGCGACATCGGTATATGATGTGTCCTCCATTGATTTAATTCAAATGATCAAACAATTTAATGAGGGACTCTCTTATTCTGGAAAATCACTACGAAAAAAAGCTTCTTTCTCCGTAGCGGCCGCTTTTAATCCGAATGTACGGAATATTGATCGTGCAGTTGGCAGACTAGAGAGAAAGATAAAGAGTGGGGCAGATTATTTTATTACCCAACCTCTGTTTAGTGAAGAAAAAATTATAGAAGTATATGAAGCGACCAAACATTTACAGACACCTATTTATATAGGCATTATGCCATTAACTAGTTATAAAAATGCAAACTTCCTTCACCATGAGGTTCCAGGGATTACGTTAACTGATTCGATTTTATCGGCTATGGAAAGGGCAGCAGATGATCCACTTCAAGCAACGACAGAAAGCTTGGCTATTTCAAAATCTCTTATTGATACAGCAATGGAATATTTTAATGGTATTTATTTAATTACCCCATTTATTCGCTATGATTTAACGATTGAATGCTCGAATTATATTCATGCAAAGGAGAATGTTGTCCATGTCACAAACCGTATTTGA
- a CDS encoding methionine biosynthesis PLP-dependent protein: MSNHHIETNLVQIGNRSESETGAVNPPIFLSTAYRHEGIGLSTGFDYSRTKNPTRALLEDSFAKLEEGDQGFACSSGMAAIQLVLSLFESGDELIASDDLYGGTYRLFEHYAKAYGIVTKYINVNDIELVNESITEKTKAIFIETPTNPLMVETDITKVATFTKDHQLLLIVDNTFLTPYLQKPILSGADIVVHSATKYIGGHNDVLAGLVVAKGKEICEKLSTFHNGAGAVLSPFDSWLLIRGLKTLALRMEKHVDNAKHLVEFLNERQEVTDVLYPVRGGMVSFRLEKEEWISPFLRNLKLITFAESLGGVESFITYPATQTHGDIPEEIRIKNGVCNRLLRFSVGIEYVEDIKNDLEQAFQLLQKEEQFL; encoded by the coding sequence TTGAGCAATCATCATATTGAAACGAATCTTGTTCAAATTGGTAATCGAAGTGAATCCGAGACAGGAGCAGTCAATCCACCTATTTTTTTATCGACTGCTTATCGACATGAGGGAATAGGATTGTCAACAGGGTTTGACTATTCACGAACCAAAAATCCAACTCGTGCGTTGCTAGAAGATAGCTTTGCGAAATTAGAAGAGGGAGATCAAGGATTTGCCTGCAGTTCTGGAATGGCAGCTATACAATTGGTATTATCTCTTTTTGAAAGTGGAGATGAATTAATTGCATCTGATGATTTATATGGGGGAACCTATCGCCTATTTGAACATTATGCGAAGGCATATGGAATCGTAACGAAATATATAAATGTAAATGATATTGAGTTAGTAAATGAATCAATCACTGAAAAAACAAAAGCCATCTTTATTGAAACACCTACTAATCCACTGATGGTGGAAACGGATATTACAAAAGTGGCCACTTTTACTAAAGATCACCAACTATTGCTCATTGTCGATAATACTTTTTTAACTCCATATCTTCAAAAACCAATTCTTTCTGGTGCTGATATTGTTGTGCATAGCGCAACGAAGTACATTGGTGGACATAATGATGTACTTGCTGGACTTGTTGTGGCAAAGGGCAAAGAGATATGTGAGAAGCTTTCTACCTTTCACAATGGTGCAGGTGCAGTATTATCACCTTTTGATTCTTGGCTGTTAATAAGAGGCTTGAAAACTTTAGCATTACGTATGGAGAAGCATGTAGATAATGCAAAACATCTAGTGGAATTTTTAAATGAACGTCAAGAAGTAACTGATGTTTTGTATCCGGTTAGAGGTGGGATGGTTTCTTTTCGTTTGGAAAAAGAGGAGTGGATTTCGCCGTTTTTAAGGAACTTAAAGCTTATAACTTTTGCTGAAAGCTTAGGTGGAGTTGAAAGCTTTATTACTTATCCTGCTACGCAAACTCATGGAGATATACCTGAGGAAATTAGAATAAAGAATGGAGTCTGTAATCGATTGCTTCGCTTCTCTGTAGGAATTGAATATGTTGAAGACATAAAGAACGATCTTGAACAGGCTTTTCAGTTGCTTCAGAAGGAGGAACAATTCCTATGA